One region of Bacteroidales bacterium genomic DNA includes:
- a CDS encoding pyrimidine/purine nucleoside phosphorylase has protein sequence MFKVNEYFGGKVTSLSFETPEGKATVGVIAEGEYEFGTSTVEHMTVISGVMHALLPGETEWKEYKEFDTFIVAKDVKFKMKVKGDTAYRCLYR, from the coding sequence ATGTTTAAAGTAAATGAATATTTCGGGGGCAAAGTAACATCTCTTTCTTTTGAAACTCCCGAAGGAAAAGCTACAGTTGGCGTTATTGCTGAAGGGGAATACGAATTCGGCACATCAACCGTTGAGCACATGACCGTAATTTCCGGTGTTATGCATGCCTTGCTTCCGGGTGAAACGGAATGGAAAGAATACAAAGAGTTTGATACTTTTATTGTAGCGAAAGACGTAAAATTTAAGATGAAAGTTAAGGGCGATACAGCATATCGTTGCCTGTACAGATAG